A single genomic interval of Psychroserpens sp. NJDZ02 harbors:
- a CDS encoding DUF3857 domain-containing protein, whose amino-acid sequence MPTNTFLKSIICILFFSVSVFSQDSYQAIVLSPELQSNANAIVRSSAIDVSIESRNKIVIKEQRVVTVLNERGQRHIGAVVYYDQLKSIKTLEAVVFNAFGKEIKKFKKKDFIDVSVADGVSIFTDNRARYINYIPVSYPYTVVFDLEVVSSNTAFIPQWFPIDDYYLSVEKASYKIQNHTDIPLDFKVSNLEAFKIEKMSDYNYQANNLSAIKKEAYSPSFYNVAPSVKFALKQFSMLGVEGDNNSWSDFGKWMSDKLIDGTQELPETVKVEIKSLTKDAKTDLEKAKIVYQFMQNKTRYISVQVGIGGWKPMLASDVDRLGYGDCKGLSNYTKALLDEVGVTSFYTIVYGGEDLRSIDASFSSLQGNHAILSIPANDSYITLECTSQSTPFGYNANFTDDRDVLIVTPSGGQIVHTKIYSTNENSQIINSDITLDSLGGFKAKLNITSKGTQYDKYSHIEVQTEKENKLYYKDVFSDINNLQVNSMLFNNDKNNIVFKEDLDLQVDKYVTKAGDRWLMQPNFFNKFKTAPPRYKNRKLPFEIDRGFVDEDHYQITLPDNVKVEALQDDVVIKNKFGEYHYSIKQIDDKNLVFKRKIIINKGQFSKEDYGAFRKFRLAIVKHDKSKIVLTTTN is encoded by the coding sequence ATGCCTACAAACACATTTTTAAAAAGTATAATTTGTATACTTTTCTTTTCCGTAAGTGTATTTTCTCAAGATAGTTACCAAGCTATAGTTTTAAGTCCAGAGTTGCAATCAAATGCCAATGCCATTGTCCGCTCTAGTGCAATAGATGTTAGTATTGAATCTAGGAATAAAATAGTTATTAAAGAGCAACGCGTTGTTACTGTTTTAAACGAAAGAGGTCAAAGGCATATTGGAGCTGTCGTGTATTATGATCAGTTAAAATCAATTAAAACATTAGAGGCTGTAGTTTTTAATGCTTTTGGAAAAGAAATTAAAAAGTTCAAGAAAAAAGATTTTATAGATGTTAGTGTTGCTGACGGCGTATCTATTTTTACAGATAATCGAGCGCGCTACATTAATTATATACCTGTTTCTTATCCTTACACTGTCGTATTTGATTTAGAAGTGGTGTCTTCTAATACTGCTTTTATACCACAGTGGTTTCCTATTGATGACTATTACTTAAGTGTAGAAAAAGCATCATATAAAATACAAAATCATACAGATATACCTTTAGATTTTAAAGTCAGCAACTTAGAAGCATTTAAAATTGAAAAAATGTCCGACTATAATTATCAAGCTAATAATCTATCAGCAATAAAAAAAGAGGCTTATAGTCCATCCTTTTATAATGTGGCACCTTCAGTCAAATTTGCGCTTAAACAATTTAGTATGTTGGGCGTTGAAGGGGACAATAACAGTTGGAGTGATTTTGGTAAATGGATGAGTGATAAGCTAATTGATGGGACTCAAGAACTTCCGGAAACTGTTAAAGTAGAAATTAAATCTCTTACTAAAGATGCAAAAACAGATTTAGAAAAAGCTAAGATTGTATATCAGTTTATGCAAAACAAAACACGGTATATAAGTGTGCAAGTTGGTATTGGAGGGTGGAAACCAATGCTTGCAAGTGATGTAGATAGATTGGGATATGGAGATTGTAAAGGGTTGTCCAATTACACAAAAGCACTTTTGGATGAGGTTGGCGTTACCTCTTTCTATACAATTGTTTATGGAGGAGAAGATTTACGAAGTATTGATGCCTCGTTTTCGTCTTTACAGGGGAATCATGCTATATTATCAATACCTGCTAATGACAGTTATATTACTTTAGAATGCACTAGTCAGTCCACACCATTTGGGTATAATGCTAATTTTACAGATGATAGAGATGTTTTAATTGTTACACCATCTGGAGGGCAAATAGTTCATACAAAAATATATAGCACAAATGAAAACAGTCAAATAATAAACTCAGATATTACATTAGATAGTTTAGGTGGTTTTAAAGCCAAATTAAATATTACATCTAAAGGGACGCAATACGATAAATACAGTCATATTGAGGTGCAAACAGAAAAAGAAAACAAGCTATATTACAAGGATGTTTTTTCGGATATAAATAACCTGCAAGTAAATAGCATGCTTTTTAATAACGATAAAAATAATATTGTTTTTAAAGAAGATTTAGACTTACAAGTTGATAAGTATGTTACCAAAGCAGGAGATAGGTGGTTGATGCAACCTAACTTTTTTAATAAATTTAAAACAGCACCACCAAGATATAAAAACCGAAAATTGCCTTTTGAGATTGATAGAGGTTTTGTGGACGAAGATCACTATCAAATTACGTTGCCAGATAATGTTAAAGTAGAGGCATTACAGGACGATGTTGTAATTAAAAATAAGTTTGGAGAATATCACTATTCAATCAAACAAATAGATGACAAAAATTTAGTATTCAAAAGAAAAATCATTATTAATAAAGGTCAGTTTTCAAAAGAGGATTACGGTGCTTTTAGAAAATTTAGACTCGCTATTGTTAAACACGATAAATCAAAAATAGTATTAACCACTACTAATTAA
- the dtd gene encoding D-aminoacyl-tRNA deacylase, with protein sequence MKAVIQRVSKASVTIDEKKVANIGHGLLILVGIVAEDTEEDIKWLINKIANCRIFNDDNQVMNLSLIDTKGDAIVVSQFTLHASTKKGNRPSYIKAARPEVAMPLYEAFVKTIQLALGKSVQTGQFGADMKVELINDGPVTIIIDSKKRD encoded by the coding sequence ATGAAAGCAGTCATCCAACGTGTTAGCAAAGCAAGTGTTACTATAGATGAAAAAAAGGTAGCTAATATTGGTCATGGGTTATTAATATTAGTTGGTATAGTAGCAGAAGATACGGAAGAGGATATTAAATGGTTGATTAATAAAATTGCTAATTGTCGTATTTTTAATGATGATAATCAAGTCATGAATTTATCTTTAATCGACACTAAAGGTGATGCTATTGTTGTTAGTCAATTTACACTTCACGCCAGTACTAAAAAAGGAAACAGACCAAGTTATATAAAAGCAGCAAGACCTGAAGTGGCTATGCCTTTGTATGAGGCGTTTGTAAAAACAATACAATTAGCTTTAGGAAAGTCCGTTCAAACTGGTCAATTTGGAGCGGACATGAAAGTTGAGCTGATAAATGACGGTCCTGTTACTATTATTATAGATTCTAAAAAGAGAGACTAA
- the rsgA gene encoding ribosome small subunit-dependent GTPase A: MTGRVYKSTGSWYTVKTELGQTYECRIKGKFRLKGIKSTNPIAVGDFVDFELDTKSDVETGVIDKIHDRQNYIVRKSVNLSKQTHIIASNIDLVFLLVTIDNPPTFTSFIDRFLVTAEAYDIKAVLLFNKIDTYNEETLDEVRYLAHVYRQIGYECIGISAKTGKNIDKVKALMEGKVSMFTGHSGVGKSTLVNAIEPTLDLKTKAISSQHMQGQHTTTFAEMFDLGFNARIIDTPGIKGFGVVDMEKEEIGDYFPEFFALKQDCKFNNCLHIEEPKCAVKDALEKDEISASRYKSYVQIIEGDEEHYRTDIWEKE, encoded by the coding sequence ATGACAGGACGCGTATATAAATCTACAGGAAGCTGGTACACAGTAAAGACCGAATTAGGTCAAACGTACGAATGCAGAATAAAAGGTAAGTTTAGACTAAAAGGCATCAAAAGCACAAATCCAATCGCGGTTGGAGATTTTGTGGACTTTGAGTTGGACACAAAATCTGATGTAGAAACAGGAGTGATTGACAAAATTCATGATAGACAAAATTACATTGTTCGTAAATCTGTAAACCTGTCTAAACAAACGCATATTATAGCGTCTAATATTGATTTAGTCTTTTTATTAGTCACAATAGATAATCCTCCAACATTTACAAGTTTTATTGATCGCTTTTTAGTTACAGCAGAAGCATATGATATAAAGGCGGTGTTGTTATTCAATAAAATTGATACTTACAACGAAGAAACTTTAGACGAAGTTAGATACTTGGCTCATGTATACCGACAAATTGGTTATGAGTGTATAGGGATTTCGGCGAAGACCGGAAAAAATATAGACAAAGTTAAAGCATTAATGGAAGGTAAGGTAAGTATGTTTACAGGGCATTCTGGTGTTGGTAAATCGACATTGGTTAATGCTATAGAACCTACTTTGGACCTTAAAACAAAAGCTATATCGTCTCAACATATGCAAGGTCAGCATACCACAACTTTTGCAGAAATGTTTGATTTAGGTTTTAATGCTAGAATTATCGATACACCAGGAATTAAAGGTTTTGGTGTTGTAGATATGGAAAAAGAGGAAATTGGTGATTACTTTCCCGAGTTTTTTGCCTTAAAACAAGATTGTAAATTTAATAACTGTTTGCATATTGAAGAGCCTAAATGCGCCGTAAAAGATGCTTTAGAAAAAGATGAAATTTCTGCTTCTCGATATAAAAGTTATGTGCAAATTATAGAAGGAGATGAGGAGCATTACAGAACCGATATTTGGGAAAAAGAATAA
- a CDS encoding bifunctional 3-deoxy-7-phosphoheptulonate synthase/chorismate mutase type II — translation MENKKEMRNWLDDMKLDHPLVIAGPCSAETEEQVLKIAHELKDTDVSYFRAGIWKPRTRPGMFEGVGALGLNWLKKVKEETGMKTCTEVANAAHVKLAIENDVDLLWIGARSTVSPFIMQELADALAGTDKIVLVKNPVNPDLALWLGGIERLYTAGIKNLGAIHRGFSTYEKTKYRNIPEWQIAIEFQNRFPDLPLINDPSHITGKRDMVFDVSQTALDLNFDGLMIETHTDPDNAWSDAAQQVTPKSLIQMMVDLKIRKESDPETEYNNELTNLRAQIDVVDNQIIESLGKRMKIADGIGGLKKQKNVAVLQSKRWNEILGKMVLEGESKGLSEEFILKMFKAIHQESINHQEKIIKG, via the coding sequence ATGGAAAACAAAAAAGAAATGAGAAACTGGTTGGATGACATGAAGTTAGATCATCCTTTAGTAATCGCTGGACCATGTAGTGCAGAGACAGAAGAGCAAGTATTAAAAATAGCACACGAGCTAAAAGATACGGATGTTAGCTATTTTAGAGCAGGTATATGGAAACCACGTACTAGACCAGGAATGTTTGAAGGTGTTGGTGCTTTAGGTTTAAATTGGCTTAAAAAAGTAAAAGAAGAAACAGGTATGAAAACCTGTACAGAAGTTGCTAATGCGGCACACGTAAAATTGGCAATCGAGAATGATGTGGATTTACTTTGGATTGGAGCACGATCTACAGTTAGTCCATTTATCATGCAAGAATTAGCAGATGCATTAGCGGGAACAGATAAAATTGTATTGGTTAAAAATCCAGTAAATCCAGATTTAGCGTTATGGTTAGGTGGTATTGAAAGATTATATACTGCAGGTATTAAAAACTTAGGAGCAATTCATAGAGGGTTTTCTACTTACGAGAAAACTAAATATAGAAATATTCCAGAATGGCAAATTGCTATTGAGTTTCAAAACAGATTTCCAGATTTACCATTAATAAACGATCCGTCGCATATTACAGGAAAACGTGATATGGTTTTTGATGTCTCTCAAACAGCATTAGATTTAAATTTTGATGGGTTAATGATTGAAACGCATACAGATCCTGATAATGCATGGAGTGATGCTGCACAGCAAGTAACGCCTAAGTCTTTAATTCAAATGATGGTAGATTTAAAAATTAGAAAAGAATCTGATCCAGAAACAGAATACAATAATGAGTTAACTAACCTGAGAGCACAAATAGACGTTGTAGATAATCAAATTATTGAGTCTTTAGGTAAACGTATGAAAATTGCTGATGGTATTGGAGGTCTTAAAAAACAGAAAAACGTTGCAGTTTTACAAAGCAAACGTTGGAATGAGATTTTAGGAAAAATGGTATTAGAAGGAGAGTCTAAAGGCTTAAGTGAAGAGTTTATCTTAAAAATGTTTAAAGCGATACACCAAGAGTCTATTAATCATCAAGAAAAAATTATAAAAGGATAA
- a CDS encoding prephenate dehydrogenase produces the protein MQNIYIIGVGLIGGSLALDIKNKRPEVTIFGVDKSEDHINQALELGVIDHKATFTDLDKADLVILAIPVDASVSVLPDVLDKISDFTLVADVGSTKSDICKVVENHPRRRNFLAMHPIAGTEFSGPKAAIRDLFNQKTNIICEVEKTAFKLQEKAVGLFTEIGMRMRYMNPESHDKHIAYVSHLSHISAFMLGKTVIEKEKNERDIFDMAGSGFESTVRLAKSSPAMWTPIFKQNKSNVVETLNDYISNLTQFKNLIEKDDFDGVYKEMKDTNYIKQILNGIQ, from the coding sequence ATACAAAATATATACATAATTGGTGTAGGATTAATTGGCGGTAGCTTGGCTTTAGATATAAAAAATAAACGTCCTGAAGTAACCATTTTTGGTGTTGATAAATCCGAAGACCATATAAATCAAGCTTTGGAGCTTGGTGTTATTGATCATAAAGCCACTTTTACAGATTTAGATAAGGCAGATTTGGTCATATTAGCTATTCCAGTGGATGCTTCTGTTAGTGTTTTGCCGGATGTGCTTGATAAAATATCAGATTTTACGTTAGTTGCTGATGTTGGTTCGACTAAGTCTGATATCTGTAAAGTGGTAGAGAACCATCCAAGACGACGTAATTTTTTAGCAATGCATCCTATTGCGGGAACTGAGTTTTCTGGACCAAAAGCGGCCATCAGAGATTTGTTTAATCAAAAGACAAATATCATTTGCGAAGTAGAAAAAACAGCCTTTAAACTACAGGAAAAAGCAGTCGGTTTGTTTACAGAGATAGGCATGCGTATGCGTTATATGAATCCGGAGTCGCATGATAAGCACATTGCTTATGTGTCACATTTGTCACACATAAGTGCGTTTATGCTTGGGAAAACAGTCATTGAGAAAGAAAAGAACGAACGTGATATTTTTGATATGGCAGGTTCGGGATTTGAAAGTACAGTCCGATTAGCAAAAAGTAGTCCAGCGATGTGGACGCCAATTTTTAAACAGAATAAAAGTAATGTAGTCGAAACTTTAAATGATTATATCTCCAATTTAACACAGTTTAAAAATCTTATTGAAAAGGACGACTTTGATGGTGTTTATAAAGAAATGAAAGACACCAATTATATAAAACAAATATTAAACGGAATACAATAA
- a CDS encoding pyridoxal phosphate-dependent aminotransferase produces MMEVANRLHSVEEYYFSKKLKEVNALKAAGKPIINLGIGSPDLKPSKQVVAALTEGLLDANAHKYQSYQGLPEFRQAIAAFYKVHYHTHINPDTEVLPLMGSKEGIMHISLAFLNEGDGALIPNPGYPTYAAVTKLVQANPIAYNLDESNNWLPNLEEIEKLDLSKVKIMWTSYPHMPTGAKASKTDLKKLVDFAKKHDILLVNDNPYSFILNDKPLSILNVEGAKEVCLELNSLSKTFNMAGWRVGMVLGSPEHINAVLKVKSNMDSGMFYGIQKGAIAALNSPQDWFDKLNTVYTERRKLVWQLADKLNCTYDKEASGLFVWAKAPDGYKSETFIDTLLHDKSLFITPGTVFGTQGEGYVRFSLCATTEQIEDAIARV; encoded by the coding sequence ATAATGGAAGTAGCTAACAGATTACATAGTGTAGAGGAATACTACTTTTCTAAAAAGTTAAAGGAGGTTAATGCTTTAAAAGCAGCAGGGAAACCTATCATTAATTTAGGAATTGGAAGTCCAGATTTAAAACCGTCAAAGCAAGTTGTTGCAGCATTAACAGAAGGTTTGTTAGATGCTAATGCGCATAAATATCAAAGTTATCAGGGCTTACCCGAGTTTAGACAAGCTATTGCAGCGTTTTATAAAGTGCACTATCATACACACATTAATCCAGATACAGAGGTATTACCATTAATGGGAAGTAAGGAAGGGATTATGCATATTTCTTTAGCTTTTTTAAATGAAGGTGATGGCGCGTTAATTCCTAATCCTGGATACCCAACGTATGCAGCTGTGACTAAATTGGTGCAAGCAAATCCTATCGCTTATAATTTAGATGAAAGCAATAATTGGTTACCTAATTTAGAGGAGATTGAAAAATTAGATTTAAGTAAAGTTAAAATTATGTGGACCAGTTATCCGCATATGCCAACAGGTGCTAAAGCCTCTAAAACGGATTTAAAAAAGTTAGTGGATTTTGCTAAAAAGCATGATATTTTACTAGTAAATGATAATCCTTATAGTTTTATTTTAAACGATAAGCCGTTAAGTATTTTAAATGTTGAAGGCGCAAAAGAAGTTTGTTTGGAGTTAAACTCTCTAAGTAAAACTTTTAATATGGCTGGCTGGAGAGTAGGAATGGTTTTAGGAAGTCCAGAACATATTAATGCGGTTTTAAAAGTAAAAAGTAATATGGATTCGGGTATGTTTTACGGGATTCAGAAGGGAGCAATAGCTGCATTAAATAGTCCGCAAGATTGGTTTGATAAGTTAAATACGGTGTATACAGAACGCCGTAAATTAGTTTGGCAGTTAGCGGATAAATTAAACTGTACATATGATAAAGAAGCTTCAGGTTTATTTGTTTGGGCAAAAGCACCAGACGGTTATAAATCAGAAACATTTATAGACACGTTGCTACATGATAAAAGCTTATTTATAACACCAGGAACGGTTTTTGGAACACAAGGGGAAGGATATGTAAGATTTTCGTTGTGTGCAACGACTGAACAAATAGAAGACGCAATAGCGAGAGTATGA
- a CDS encoding prephenate dehydratase, with product MIKSVAIQGIKGSFHHIVSQNYFKTNVSIVPFMSFDQTVDSVLKKETDAAIMAIENSIAGSIIPNYALIDTNNLHIVGEYYLDIQHNLMALPNQKIEDITEVYSHPMALLQCKAFFKQYPHIKLIEDKDTAEVAERIHIKQLKNTGAIASALAAEIFELDILAKSIQTIKHNETRFVIVKEDNSEIAEAEINKASIKFELDHKRGSLATILNVMSDCKLNLTKIQSLPIVETPWKYAFFVDVTFQDYQDFKKAKSIMDIMATHFKVIGQYKNAKI from the coding sequence TTGATAAAATCAGTAGCCATACAAGGTATTAAAGGATCGTTTCATCACATTGTGTCTCAAAATTATTTTAAGACTAATGTTAGTATTGTGCCATTTATGTCTTTTGATCAAACAGTAGACAGCGTGCTTAAAAAGGAGACAGATGCAGCTATAATGGCTATTGAGAATTCCATTGCAGGCTCTATTATTCCTAATTATGCCTTAATAGATACTAATAATTTGCATATTGTTGGCGAGTATTATTTAGATATTCAGCATAATTTAATGGCGCTTCCCAATCAGAAGATAGAGGATATTACAGAAGTGTATTCTCATCCTATGGCGTTACTACAGTGTAAAGCCTTTTTTAAACAATATCCTCATATTAAACTTATAGAAGATAAGGATACTGCTGAGGTTGCGGAGCGTATTCATATAAAACAATTAAAAAACACAGGAGCTATTGCTAGTGCTTTAGCTGCAGAGATATTTGAGTTAGACATTTTAGCAAAAAGTATTCAGACGATTAAACATAACGAAACCCGTTTTGTTATTGTTAAAGAAGATAATTCTGAAATCGCTGAAGCTGAAATAAATAAAGCATCTATCAAATTTGAATTAGATCATAAAAGAGGAAGTTTAGCAACCATTTTGAATGTCATGAGTGATTGCAAACTAAACTTAACAAAAATACAATCCTTACCAATAGTTGAAACCCCTTGGAAATATGCCTTTTTTGTAGATGTTACATTTCAGGATTATCAAGATTTCAAAAAAGCCAAATCAATAATGGATATTATGGCCACACATTTTAAGGTTATTGGTCAATATAAAAATGCAAAAATATAA
- the gldA gene encoding gliding motility-associated ABC transporter ATP-binding subunit GldA produces MSIKVENITKIYGSQKALNNISFEINRPEIVGFLGPNGAGKSTMMKILTTYINPTEGQAQVNGHDILTNTKNVQKSVGYLPEHNPLYLEQYVREYLSFNADVYNVDKARIEEVITLTGLTPEAHKTIGQLSKGYRQRVGLANALLHNPEVLILDEPTTGLDPNQLIDIRNLIKDLGKDKTVFLSTHIMQEVEAMCDRVIIINKGEIVANKKLKDLRDGQEQIVIVEFDYRVEDAFLLKLPNAKTVKNTHDFIYEITFTTSEDMRSHVFDFAHDNQLKILQLNQKNASLESLFRELTS; encoded by the coding sequence ATGTCAATTAAGGTAGAAAACATTACTAAAATTTACGGCTCACAAAAAGCTTTAAACAATATTTCTTTTGAAATTAATAGACCAGAAATCGTTGGTTTTCTAGGCCCAAATGGTGCCGGAAAATCAACTATGATGAAGATTCTAACCACTTACATCAATCCTACTGAAGGACAAGCACAGGTTAATGGTCATGATATTTTAACCAACACTAAGAATGTTCAAAAAAGTGTTGGCTACTTGCCAGAACACAACCCTTTATATTTAGAACAATATGTGCGAGAATACCTAAGCTTTAATGCCGATGTTTATAATGTTGATAAAGCACGTATTGAAGAGGTTATTACACTAACAGGATTAACACCAGAAGCGCATAAAACTATTGGTCAACTATCAAAAGGATACAGACAACGTGTTGGCTTAGCCAATGCTTTACTGCACAACCCAGAAGTTTTAATTTTAGATGAACCAACAACTGGTTTGGACCCAAATCAATTAATTGATATCAGAAACCTAATAAAAGACTTAGGAAAAGACAAAACCGTCTTTTTATCGACACACATCATGCAAGAGGTTGAAGCCATGTGTGATCGTGTTATTATTATTAATAAAGGTGAAATTGTTGCTAACAAAAAACTAAAAGATTTGCGTGATGGACAAGAGCAAATTGTAATTGTTGAATTTGACTATAGAGTGGAAGATGCTTTTTTACTGAAGCTTCCCAACGCTAAGACTGTAAAAAACACACATGATTTTATATATGAAATCACATTTACTACTTCCGAAGATATGCGTAGCCACGTGTTTGATTTTGCACATGACAACCAATTGAAGATTTTGCAATTGAATCAGAAAAACGCGAGTTTAGAGAGTTTGTTTAGAGAACTAACTAGTTAA
- a CDS encoding head GIN domain-containing protein, translating into MKKLLLVLTTVFLLGCNSENAPDCFQSTGDIIQKEIGVALFSKIIVYKNVELFVKQGLTQKVVLETGENLANDIEVFVENGKLILRDNNDCNLTRDYGVTKVYVTTPDLTEIRNSSNLDVHSVGILNFPELRLLSEDYGGDYYNVGNFNLELNCTNLALVINNLSTSTISGTTENLNINHASGNGRFEGRYLVAQNVSIYHRGTNDIIVNPQLSLIANLVSTGDVISVNTPPMTTITELFDGRVIFE; encoded by the coding sequence ATGAAAAAGTTATTACTTGTTTTAACTACAGTTTTTCTGTTAGGGTGCAATTCTGAAAATGCGCCTGATTGTTTTCAGAGTACAGGGGACATTATCCAAAAAGAGATTGGCGTTGCTTTGTTTTCAAAAATCATAGTGTATAAAAATGTCGAATTGTTTGTAAAACAAGGATTGACTCAAAAAGTCGTTTTGGAGACCGGTGAAAACTTGGCTAATGATATCGAAGTTTTTGTTGAAAACGGAAAATTAATATTAAGAGATAATAATGACTGTAATCTAACTAGAGATTATGGGGTTACAAAAGTATACGTTACAACTCCAGATCTAACCGAAATTAGAAATAGTAGCAACCTAGACGTGCATAGTGTTGGTATTTTAAATTTTCCTGAATTAAGATTGCTGTCAGAAGATTATGGTGGCGATTATTACAATGTTGGTAATTTTAATTTGGAACTTAATTGTACCAATTTAGCATTGGTAATTAATAACCTGTCTACAAGTACAATTTCTGGAACAACTGAAAACTTAAATATAAATCATGCCTCTGGAAATGGGCGTTTTGAAGGACGCTATTTAGTCGCTCAAAATGTTAGCATTTATCATCGCGGAACAAATGATATTATCGTAAATCCACAACTCAGTTTAATCGCTAATTTAGTAAGCACAGGAGATGTTATATCCGTAAATACGCCACCGATGACAACTATCACAGAGTTGTTTGATGGTCGTGTTATTTTTGAGTAA
- a CDS encoding acyloxyacyl hydrolase, whose translation MFFATAQEEKIPFTLDADFFYGNIAEHNSDISHLIKGHPTGFILSYNQKTFGKKAWESRFNYPDYGASIIYQDLKNETLGNNFGVYAHYNFYFFKRNLMFRIGQGLTYNSNPYDKVDNYRNNAFGTQILSSTYLMLNYKKENIFKNFGIQTGLSLIHYSNANVKAPNSSINTIAFNLGVNYTLDAENTPEYIKHVDEKFTEKVKYNFALRTGVNESDIIDSGQYAFYVVSAYADKRLNHKSAIQVGADVFFSNFLKTHIRYKSVAFPEDNVSGDEDYKRVGLFVGHELFINKTSLITQLGYYVYYPFDFEGRMYNRIGLKRYFGDKMYGVLSLKSHGAKAEAVEFGIGIRL comes from the coding sequence ATGTTCTTTGCTACAGCCCAAGAAGAAAAAATTCCGTTTACGCTTGATGCCGATTTTTTCTATGGAAATATAGCCGAACACAATAGTGACATCTCTCATTTGATAAAAGGACACCCAACGGGTTTTATTTTAAGTTATAATCAAAAAACATTTGGTAAAAAGGCTTGGGAAAGTCGATTTAATTACCCTGATTACGGGGCGTCCATAATTTATCAAGATTTAAAAAATGAAACTTTAGGTAATAACTTTGGCGTTTATGCGCATTATAATTTCTATTTTTTTAAAAGAAATTTAATGTTTAGAATCGGTCAAGGTTTGACTTATAATAGTAATCCATATGATAAGGTAGATAACTATCGTAACAATGCTTTTGGTACACAAATTTTAAGTAGTACTTATTTAATGCTGAATTATAAAAAAGAAAACATCTTTAAAAATTTCGGAATACAAACAGGTTTATCATTAATACATTACTCTAATGCTAATGTAAAGGCGCCAAACAGTTCTATAAATACTATTGCTTTTAATTTAGGTGTGAATTATACTTTGGATGCAGAAAATACGCCTGAATATATAAAACACGTAGATGAGAAGTTTACGGAAAAAGTAAAATACAATTTTGCTTTAAGAACGGGTGTTAACGAGAGTGATATTATCGATTCTGGCCAATATGCTTTTTATGTAGTATCTGCTTATGCAGATAAACGCTTAAATCATAAAAGTGCGATACAAGTAGGAGCAGATGTGTTTTTCTCTAACTTTTTGAAAACTCATATTAGATATAAATCTGTTGCTTTTCCAGAAGATAATGTGTCTGGAGATGAGGATTATAAACGTGTTGGTCTATTTGTGGGGCACGAATTATTTATTAATAAAACGTCTTTAATCACACAATTAGGGTATTATGTGTATTATCCGTTTGATTTTGAAGGTCGCATGTATAACCGAATAGGTCTAAAACGCTATTTTGGGGATAAAATGTATGGTGTATTAAGCTTAAAGTCGCATGGTGCAAAAGCAGAAGCAGTCGAATTTGGAATAGGAATACGTCTGTAA